In the genome of Microcoleus vaginatus PCC 9802, the window TCCCTGAGTCAGAGCTTCCCGGACTTCCTCAACAATCACCTTCACCCGTTTAGGCTCAATGTGATGCAAGTGCCCAGTCATCCGCAGGTTGTTGTCCTGCTCCATATAAGTCATATAAATGGCACACTTAGCCGCCGTTGCGGCCGCGTCTAGAAACGCCCCGTGCCTGTGCCCACTGGTTCTCATGGCGCTAAACGCCAGATATAGCATGATCTGATCCATTGCACTAGGGCTGAGGCTTTTGACCAGATCCAAAGAGTCATTTTTCATCACTATCCCCGAAATAGCCAAATTTGGAGGCATTTTGTTGTCCTCCATTAAATTATTGCGAGAGCGCCGAATCAAGCATAGCCGACTGTCGCCGGAAAGCTTGCCAGCTACCCTAATATTCAGGTTAGTTAATTTCCCTGAGGTAACAGGGGCATGGGCTTAAAGGCTATCCACACCGCATAAGTGGTTCTTATTGGTGGCCAATTTAAGTAGATTGCTGCACCCTCTGCGCTGACAGTTTACCTATATATAAGTTAGTTATCGCAAGTTAATTATAGTGCAGCGGTTGAAAATTAAACCCTACTTTGGGCGCGGAGAAGGTAAATAACTGTTGCGCTCCCAGGAATCTGAGGAACTGTTGCGCTCCCAGGAATCTGAGGCGACTCCGAGGTGATAATTTTTGACCAGTCATGGATGCCGAAACCCGGTTCGATCGACTACAATAAGGGGTGGAAGGCGACGGATATCGGTTGAAAAACCCGGATGAGCCCATGCCTGTGGGTAATTCCTGTTTAATTGGAGAGTTTTCAATACAAAACCGCCACATACTAGAATCTATCTCTAGGTAGATGGCGGTTGCAGGTTTATATGCTATCATCGTTTACACAAAAAAGAATCTCCTAAGAACTGTCCACAAAAGAACTGTCCACAAAAAGTGCAGTTGTCGCTTAACGTGAAAAACTAGAATCCCAGAAAATCCGATCGAGCGATCAAATGAACGGCCCGAAGCAACTCAGTTGTGGTCATCACTTGCGTCCAGTGCCATTAGAAATCTTGTAGCGGATGAGTGTAAACATTAGGCTCAGTAAGATTCCTGCGTCCGCTGCCCCTCTCAGGACCGCGCTCGCGCTTTTGTTGAGTTTGGGCTGACAACATATATTGGGCGGTGGCAGTTTCGACCATGGGGAGTGAAGATTCTAAAGCTTGAGCGGCGCTGGCACTCAAGGTAATGCCCAACAGGCTCAGTAAAGCAATTGCAGTGTAGGTTTGCATGGGTAGTATCCGTGTCAGTGTCTATTACGTGATACGGACTTGCCCTGATCTATCAGGATAGATATCTGTGCAATTTTCGGATCTCTACAAAAAACCTTACCTCTTCAATTCTACGGATTCCGCCAGCAGCCAAGCACCTGCCGAATTCAGCCTGCCCCATACTGTCAGAGGCTTTTCGGTTTCACAATTGTGTAAAAATCTGTCGGTTTCCGAGTCCAAAGTCACGAGTTGCCAAGTTTGACCGGCTACAGATGCGGGGCTTGTCAGTGTTAGTGTCCAGTCTTGTTCGCCGAGGCGACGGAAAATGCCAGAAAATTGGCTGTGGGTATTTGCTGTTTGACTGCTTGGTTTCTCTACTGACTGCTGACATTCGCCGCTGGCGGGATATGCTTCAGGCCGATCGAGATAATAGCGTTGCCAATCCAGCCAGTCCGATCGCCCCCGTGTCAAATTAAATAAGGGAATAACAGCCGCACTCGCCTCGGAATCTTGCAGCAAAGCTTCCTGCAAAACTCTCACCGGCAAATCCCGCGGCTGACATCCAGATTCCGCGCACAAAGCCGCCGCCATCCCCGCCGCCTGTCCAATATTCATTACCGTCGGTTGCAAGCGAGTTGCACCGTTGGCGATGTGAGAGACGGAAATATTTTTTTCGCAGACTAGCAAACCGTCTGTACTCGCAGGAATTAGGGCGCTGTAAGGAATGGTAAACGGAGTTCCCGTCCAGCGGCCGCCCCAGCGAATGGATTTGGGCTGCAAGGGAATGTCGCCACTGGGGTAGTGGTGGTCATTGGCATAGTTGCCGATCGCAATTGTTTCACAAATGCCCTCAGAATTTATCGGCAACTTCGCGACTCTTCCGCCGGCAATAGGCAAAATATCTTGTTCTATGACTGTACTTATCCCTCGCAAGCGGCGACTTTCTCGGTAGTAAGGATGTAGGGCGAAAGCACCAAGAAGGGGAGAACTTTGTGGATTTTCGATCGTTGAAATCGGGAAAATATTCTGTGCTAGGCCGTAGCGGTGGCCGAGTTGCGTTTGAATGAAGCGGGCGAAACTTTGAGTATGCCAGAGACTTTCTTGGAGGAATTCTTGTCGAGATGCTTCAGATTTAATGAGTCGATCGACCCCTTCACCATAATCATTACCTCGAATCGGCCAATTAATCATCAATAATCCGCCCGGAAGCCTGCCGTAATTGAGAAATTGTTCGGGGGTGTAACCGTCCCAAGCACCGATAAATCGATCGGGATTTTCAACTGGCGGCGCGGGAATTTCTGGCCCGGCCGCACCTTTACCAAAATCCTGCATGATTGCCACCCAAGTCGGAGCTTGCACCGAATAGCTCTCTGTGAGAGCATTAGACGCAGCCGGCGCGCTGGGTTCTCCCCACTCGGCTTGGAATTCCCAACCCCAGCGGTGCCCAACCTCCGCTAAAGCCAGCAAATCTCCCAATTCCGTTGCATCTAAAGTGATTTTGGCCGAAACCGTAAAATCTGCAAACTGAACGCCAGAAATGCGATCTCCTTCATACAGCACATCGTGAGCTTTTTTTCCAGAAATCCAGTGCAAGTTCGGCAAACATTTAACCCAATCAGCGAAAATTTCAGCACCGGTGCGGGGATCGTAAGTAAAAAAACTGACCCAGCCCCAATCCAAACCTCGTGGCTGTCGCTGCTGGAGTTCCCGGAGAAACGCGCCCCACAAACCGGTTTGAAAAGCTGCTAATTCATTGCCATCGGGGGCCGAAACGCCAGCGGAAGTCAGCATTCCTCCCAGCCAGGGGAATTCGCTTACTAAAATAGTTGTGGCACCTCGGCGGGCTGCTTGCACCGCTGCTGCGGTGCCGCCGGTGCCGCCACCGACTACCAAAACATCTGCTTTTAAGACCGAAGACATGGGCAATACCATTTTAGATTTGAGATTGCGAAAGGATTAGTCAGGTGATGAGTGCGCTACGGATAGATGTTCGGCGTTGGCGATCGCGCATTGAATTTTACCTCGAACGGCGGGAATGCCCCCGCTATAATCTTTGATTTGGCGGCGGGATGAAAGCCCGGTTTATTTTGTCAGATATCTGACCAATGCTGAAAGCCAGGGAAGAGAGACTGACAAAATAAACAATCTCCTACATAACTTCACGACAATTTTATACACACCATCCAAACGTCTGTTACCATGAATCTATAAACACGGTAGAAGTCGCAACAGTGTATCACGCAGTCAAAGTCAGAATCTATCCCACTCCCGAACAAGAGCAATACCTAGCTCAATGTTTTGGTAATTGTCGTTGGTTATACAACCGAATGTTGAACCTAACCACAACGACTTACAAGGAAACTGGGAAAGGTATGAGTAAAGCTGCAATGGATAAATTGCTACCGGGATTGAAAACGGAATTTGACTGGTTGGGAATTGCTTATTCTCAATCATTGCAACGGGTGACATTCAATCTCAGTGCAGCATTCGTGAATTTCTTTGAAGGTCGTACTAAATATCCGACGTTCAAAAAGAAAGGATCGAAACAATCGGTTTCATATCCTCAGAATGTCAAGCTGATGGTTTCAGAGAAATCGATTAAATTTCCTGGTACATTGGGATATGTCAAAACTAAGTTTCATCGGAGCTTACCTGATGGTAAGCAAGGTTGCGTCACCATCTCACAAAACACAGATGGCACGTACTTTGCATCAATACTGTTTGAAGTGTCCAAACAAACATTAGAACCAGTCAACGATGCAATCGGTGTAGATCTGGGATTGAAAGATTTTGCGATCACCTCTAACGGAGTGAAGCATAATCAGCCTAAAAAAGCTCAGAAAAAGCTACAAAAACTAGAACGCAACAAAAAACGCAAACAACGTAAATTAGCCAGAAAAAAGGGCTATACGAACCGTAGAAAAGCGAAATTGCTGGTGGCAAAAGTGTGTAGCAAGATTGCCAGAATCCGCGAAGACTTTCTTCACAAGCTATCCCGCAAGATAGTCAACGAAAACCAAGTAATTGTGACAGAAAATCTCTCAGTCAAGAACATGGTCAAGAATCCCAACTTAGCCAGATCTATTTCAGATCGAGGATGGGGAAAGTTTTGCACCATGCTCAAATACAAAGCTGAACAGTTGGAGCGAAATTATGTCGAAATCAATCGATTTTTTCCATCATCACAGCTTTGTTCAGAAACGCTGCTACCGATTCCTCAACTTCAGAAAGGTTGGGATAGTCTGAAGGTACGTTATGTAGACTGCCCAAACTGCGGAAAACAACACGATCGTGAGATCAACGCCGCGATCAATATCAGAAATGAAGGCTTGCGGATTTTGGCGTTAGGAACTAGCGCTTCTGCTTTCGGAGGGGGTGTAAGCCCAAAACGATCTGGACGTAAAAAATCTACCATCGTCGAGGCAATCCCCCGTGAAGAAAGAAGCCTACACCATACTGCTCCGTGCAGTTGGTGTAGGTAGTTCACTGTGTAAAGACTTGACAAATAATAAATCGGTAATTATACAACGAGCGCACACTTTTTTTACTAGATGACTGCATGAGCGATCGCAAATTTTGATTTCTCACTTTTGGCGCGCAAATATTGCCAATATGACACCGCGAATAACGATAATAGAAAAAAGGGAACAGCATCTATAAAGTTTTACGTCTTAATAATTTCTGAGTTAGTGATTAACGGATGCAAATGGAAAAAGGTTTTATTTTGTGGTTTACCGGGCTGAGCGGTTCCGGCAAGACAACTATCACCAAAGCTCTCCAACCCGAATTGAAGGCAAGAGGTTGCAAAGTTGAAATATTGGATGGAGATGTCGTTCGCACCAACTTGTCAAAAGGTTTGGGATTTAGCCAAGAAGACCGAGATACTAATATTCGGCGGATTGGATTTGTCGCTCACCTGCTGAGCCGCAATGGAGTAGCCGTAATGACCGCAGCTATTAGCCCCTACAGAGCAATTCGCGACGAAATTAGAGCAATGGAGCCCAATTTTGTTGAAGTATATATCACAGCGCCGTTAGAAGTGTGCGAAGGTCGCGATGTCAAGGGCCTATACGCTAAGGCCAGAGCAGGAGAAATTAAGGGTTTTACGGGAATTGACGATCCTTATGAAGAACCGCTCAATCCTGAGATTATTTGTTACACAGAGCGAGAAAGTGTGGAAGAGAGTGTTAAAAAAGTTCTAAGCAAGTTAGAAGAGTTGGGTTACATTTGATGTTGGCGGGCTTGGATGAGGATAGGGGCAAAAAGCGATGGTGGTGAAAAGTGATTCGCGCAAGGTGCAACTTGAGAAAAAATCTCACCCTTGTTTCCCCTTCGCGGAGAGGGAAAGGGAAGAATTTCTCCCCTTTGGTGCAAGGAGAGGGGATCAGGGAGACATTTCCAGCAAAAGCTGCCAGCTTGGTGATTGGGCAAGCAATGCTGTCAAAAGTTTAATTGTCCAAAGTTTAACAGTGTCAGTGCTGGCGGCGGTGGGTTCATCTCCTGCGGCGGCCCAGTTTTTGCCTCCTCCTCCTCCTCCTCCTCCCGCTTCGGGTTCTCCTGTTCCTGTACCGGTTCCGGTAGCACCGGGATTTCAGGGATTTCCGGCAAGTGCACCTTCAAGTGTACGATCGGAAGTTTACACTTTAGGCGCGGGCGATCGTATTCAAATGGACATCTTCAACGTCCCGGAATACAGCGGGCCCAACGGTCAACACCAAGTACAGGCCGACGGTTCCCTGAGTTTGCCGTTAATTGGCAGCGTTTCGGTGTACGGGATGACCTTAGAACAAGCTTCTAATGCTGTTAAGGACAGATACGGCAAATACCTAAAACGTCCTTGGATTACCCTGAAACTGCTGGCACCACGTCCTTTGCAAATTGCGATCGCGGGCGAAATCAACCGCCCCGGAGCCTATACAATATCCTCAGCAGCAGGCCCCGGAGGCACAGCAGAGCAAATGGGAACTCAAATGCCAACGATATCGCGGGCTCTGCGAATGGCCGGTGGAATTACCCAGTCAGCAGACGTGCGGCAAATCAAAATCCGCCGCCCCCAACGTAACGCACCGGAACAAATTATTAGTGTGGATTTGTGGGAATTATTGCAAAACGGCGATTTGCGGGCCGATATGACTTTGCGCGACGGCGATACTATATTTATTCCCACTGTAACTAGCCTCAACCGCCAAGAAGCACCGACTTTAGCAGTAGCTAACATTACCGGACAAAGCACTCAACCAATTAATATTGCTGTGGTGGGCGAAGTAACTCGCCCCGGTACTTATACTTTGGCAAAAGAGACTCAAAGTAGGGTACAAGAGAATGAAATGGGTGAAAATTCTGGTTTGTTTGCTGCCAGGGAAACCAACGGCGGGGAAACTGTTTTGCAGCAAACTGTAACGAGGGCAATTAAAATGGCGGGCGGCATTACGCCAGTAGCTGATATCAGACAAATACAAGTTCGCCGCCTGACACGGGCGGGTACAGAACAAATTATTAATGTGAATTTGTGGCAACTTTTGGAAGGGGCAGATGTATCCCAAGATTTAGCGCTGCAACAGGGAGATACGGTAATCGTTCCCAAAGCCGAAAATCTCGATGCAGTCCAAGACGAACAAGTTGCTAATTCTAATTTTTCACCGGATACGATTAAGGTGAATATTGTGGGAGAAGTCGTGAAACCCGGAGCGATTGCGGTACTGCCAAACACTACTTTAAATCAAGCGCTGGTAGCAGCGGGAGGTTTTAATAAAGCGCGGGCCCAAATGGATTCGGTGAATTTAATTCGCCTCAATCCTAACGGCACAGTTTCCCAGCTAAATGTTAAGGTTGATTTTTCTGCAACAGCCAATGAAGAAACTAATCCCAAACTGCAAAATAATGATGTAATTATGGTAAGGCGATCGGGTCGCGCTACGTTCTCGGATAATGTAGGCGGGACTCTCGCTCCTCTCAGCCCGCTGTTAGGAATATTTCGGTTGTTCGATATTTTTAGGTGATTTGAATAGACTGGCATTAACACCTCAGAAACCCGCTTTCTAGAAAAAATTGCGGTTTGGTAATGAAATATCTAGGCATCAACCGATTTCCTGAAACTCCGCCACCAATACAGACGTTTAAACTAATAAGTTGTAGAAATCAAATGAAACCAGGGAAACAATCTCAAGTAGCACTGTTTAATCATAAAAAAGCCGCTGATGTGCAAAAAATGTATTCTGGGCTTTATGAAGAAGATCAATTTTTAGGCAGAAACACAACCGAGGCAGAAGAGTTAAGTTTTTGGGAAGTTTGCCGCAGTCGCTCCATCTTAGTCATCGGCGTAGCAGCGGCCGTGACTACCGGAGTTTTCGCCTGGACACTGAATCAAAAAAGCGAGTACGAAGGGCGCTTTCAATTATTAGTAGAACCAGCGGTTACGCAAAATACTTTAGCAAAAATCTATTCGGGTGAGCTGAAAGTACAACCAGCGGGCCCAGCGACGACAGAAAATGCCGGTTTTGACTACGAATCCCAAATTCAAGTTTTGCAAAGCCCGCAAGTAATGTCGCCGATTATTAAACAGTTGCAGGCTAAGTATCCCGAAATAAATTACAACTACCTCTTGAACCAAAAAGCAGATAATTTGCCGTTTTCTCAGGAAAGTAGGTTGTCAATTAATCGCTTCAAAAATACCAAGATTATCGAAGTGAGATATCGGGATTATAATCCGAAAAAAATTCAGTTTGTTTTGGAAAAAGTTGCGTTAGGATACCGCAACTACAGCGTGCAAGATACCACCACTCAAATTAGTCAGACTCTGGATTTTGTAAAATCGAAAATTCCCAACCAGCAAAAGCGCCAACAAGCTCTGCAAACAGAAATTCAAAAATTGCGGCAGCAGTACAATTTCATTGACCCGCAAATTCAAACCCAACAGCTTTCGCAGCAAATCAGCCAACTGCAAGCGCAAAGATTAGACGCGCAAACGCAGTTAAACCAGCAGAGATTGCTGTATTCCAATCTGCAAAATCAGCTCGGACTGAACCAGCAGCAAGCGCTGATGGCCTCGGCTCTAAGTCAAGCTCCCCGCTATCAAGCGATGCTGACTCAATTGCAGCAATTAGAAGGACAAATTGCGATTAACTCGGCTACGTTTACAGACCAAACTCCGCAAATGCAATTGTTGCGAGAACAGCGCAAGAACCTGATTCCTTTGTTGCAGAAAGAAGCCCAACAGGTTCTGGGAACTGATTTGGCTAAGGTAAGTTCACAAGTGCTGGCTTTTCAAGATCCGGTGCGGATTAAGTTAATCGAGCAGTTGGTCGGTACTGCTAATTTAATTCAGGTGCTGGGTGTGCGGAATCAAGTTTTGGAACAAGCTGCTAAGCAGTTGAATCAATACTCTCAAAAATTCCCGGTGATTTTGCGACGCTATTCCGATTTGCAGCGCGAGTTGGATTTGACTAACAATACGCTGAATAGTTTGGTGGCAAAACAGCAAGCTTTGCAGCTTGAATCTGTGGGCAAAAAAGAGGTGGCTTGGGAAGTTATTGCTAAGCCGGAAATTCCGCGTTACAAAAATGGCGAGCTGATGGCTGTTGCTCCGATTATGCCTTTGAATTTGGCTTTGGGGGGATTGGCTGGTTTGCTGTTTGGTATGCTGGCGGCGCAGTTGGCGGAACGGTTTAATAATAAAACGGTGTTCCAAACTCCAGAGGATGTCAAACAGTCGATTCGCCTGCCTTTGTTGGGGGTAATTCCTGCTAGCGATAAAATTTTGAGACTTCCTCCTGCTGAGACAAGCCGGGTGGATGTGGCAATTTCGCCGATGCCGACGGATGCTTTTCAAGAAGCTTTTCGATCGCTCAATGCGAATATTCGCTTACTCAACCTTGATACTCCGATCAATTCTTGTGTAATTACTTCTTGTCAAGTAGCTGACGGCAAGTCTACTGTAGCAGTCAATCTGGCGCGGGCGGCTGCTGCAATGGGCCAGCAAGTGCTGTTAGTGGATGCCGATTTGCGGCGCCCGCAGGTACACGAAATGCTGGGTTTACCGAATTGGCAAGGCTTGCACAATGTGATTGCTGAGGATGTGGATGTGGAACAGGTGATTTTGCGATCGCCCCGCGATGAAAATTTGTTTGTCTTAACTTCCGGCCCGGTTCCTCTCGATCCCACAAAGGTGCTTTCTTCCCGAAAAATGCCGCATTTAATGGCAGCTTTGTCAAGTCATTTTGACTTAGTT includes:
- a CDS encoding FAD-dependent oxidoreductase, translated to MSSVLKADVLVVGGGTGGTAAAVQAARRGATTILVSEFPWLGGMLTSAGVSAPDGNELAAFQTGLWGAFLRELQQRQPRGLDWGWVSFFTYDPRTGAEIFADWVKCLPNLHWISGKKAHDVLYEGDRISGVQFADFTVSAKITLDATELGDLLALAEVGHRWGWEFQAEWGEPSAPAASNALTESYSVQAPTWVAIMQDFGKGAAGPEIPAPPVENPDRFIGAWDGYTPEQFLNYGRLPGGLLMINWPIRGNDYGEGVDRLIKSEASRQEFLQESLWHTQSFARFIQTQLGHRYGLAQNIFPISTIENPQSSPLLGAFALHPYYRESRRLRGISTVIEQDILPIAGGRVAKLPINSEGICETIAIGNYANDHHYPSGDIPLQPKSIRWGGRWTGTPFTIPYSALIPASTDGLLVCEKNISVSHIANGATRLQPTVMNIGQAAGMAAALCAESGCQPRDLPVRVLQEALLQDSEASAAVIPLFNLTRGRSDWLDWQRYYLDRPEAYPASGECQQSVEKPSSQTANTHSQFSGIFRRLGEQDWTLTLTSPASVAGQTWQLVTLDSETDRFLHNCETEKPLTVWGRLNSAGAWLLAESVELKR
- a CDS encoding transposase, which translates into the protein MYHAVKVRIYPTPEQEQYLAQCFGNCRWLYNRMLNLTTTTYKETGKGMSKAAMDKLLPGLKTEFDWLGIAYSQSLQRVTFNLSAAFVNFFEGRTKYPTFKKKGSKQSVSYPQNVKLMVSEKSIKFPGTLGYVKTKFHRSLPDGKQGCVTISQNTDGTYFASILFEVSKQTLEPVNDAIGVDLGLKDFAITSNGVKHNQPKKAQKKLQKLERNKKRKQRKLARKKGYTNRRKAKLLVAKVCSKIARIREDFLHKLSRKIVNENQVIVTENLSVKNMVKNPNLARSISDRGWGKFCTMLKYKAEQLERNYVEINRFFPSSQLCSETLLPIPQLQKGWDSLKVRYVDCPNCGKQHDREINAAINIRNEGLRILALGTSASAFGGGVSPKRSGRKKSTIVEAIPREERSLHHTAPCSWCR
- the cysC gene encoding adenylyl-sulfate kinase produces the protein MEKGFILWFTGLSGSGKTTITKALQPELKARGCKVEILDGDVVRTNLSKGLGFSQEDRDTNIRRIGFVAHLLSRNGVAVMTAAISPYRAIRDEIRAMEPNFVEVYITAPLEVCEGRDVKGLYAKARAGEIKGFTGIDDPYEEPLNPEIICYTERESVEESVKKVLSKLEELGYI
- a CDS encoding polysaccharide export protein, encoding MSSKSCQLGDWASNAVKSLIVQSLTVSVLAAVGSSPAAAQFLPPPPPPPPASGSPVPVPVPVAPGFQGFPASAPSSVRSEVYTLGAGDRIQMDIFNVPEYSGPNGQHQVQADGSLSLPLIGSVSVYGMTLEQASNAVKDRYGKYLKRPWITLKLLAPRPLQIAIAGEINRPGAYTISSAAGPGGTAEQMGTQMPTISRALRMAGGITQSADVRQIKIRRPQRNAPEQIISVDLWELLQNGDLRADMTLRDGDTIFIPTVTSLNRQEAPTLAVANITGQSTQPINIAVVGEVTRPGTYTLAKETQSRVQENEMGENSGLFAARETNGGETVLQQTVTRAIKMAGGITPVADIRQIQVRRLTRAGTEQIINVNLWQLLEGADVSQDLALQQGDTVIVPKAENLDAVQDEQVANSNFSPDTIKVNIVGEVVKPGAIAVLPNTTLNQALVAAGGFNKARAQMDSVNLIRLNPNGTVSQLNVKVDFSATANEETNPKLQNNDVIMVRRSGRATFSDNVGGTLAPLSPLLGIFRLFDIFR
- a CDS encoding polysaccharide biosynthesis tyrosine autokinase, encoding MKPGKQSQVALFNHKKAADVQKMYSGLYEEDQFLGRNTTEAEELSFWEVCRSRSILVIGVAAAVTTGVFAWTLNQKSEYEGRFQLLVEPAVTQNTLAKIYSGELKVQPAGPATTENAGFDYESQIQVLQSPQVMSPIIKQLQAKYPEINYNYLLNQKADNLPFSQESRLSINRFKNTKIIEVRYRDYNPKKIQFVLEKVALGYRNYSVQDTTTQISQTLDFVKSKIPNQQKRQQALQTEIQKLRQQYNFIDPQIQTQQLSQQISQLQAQRLDAQTQLNQQRLLYSNLQNQLGLNQQQALMASALSQAPRYQAMLTQLQQLEGQIAINSATFTDQTPQMQLLREQRKNLIPLLQKEAQQVLGTDLAKVSSQVLAFQDPVRIKLIEQLVGTANLIQVLGVRNQVLEQAAKQLNQYSQKFPVILRRYSDLQRELDLTNNTLNSLVAKQQALQLESVGKKEVAWEVIAKPEIPRYKNGELMAVAPIMPLNLALGGLAGLLFGMLAAQLAERFNNKTVFQTPEDVKQSIRLPLLGVIPASDKILRLPPAETSRVDVAISPMPTDAFQEAFRSLNANIRLLNLDTPINSCVITSCQVADGKSTVAVNLARAAAAMGQQVLLVDADLRRPQVHEMLGLPNWQGLHNVIAEDVDVEQVILRSPRDENLFVLTSGPVPLDPTKVLSSRKMPHLMAALSSHFDLVIYDTPPLLGLADANLLAAHTNGLMLVVGLHQTEREALLLAFEDLKMAGIPLLGMVANNDKGSRYYYQSYVQDYVQEQSV